CAAGAAAATTATTTTCTAAATATTTAACTATGGTAAGAAAACCTACATCCTTTTTTAATCTTAAATTAATAAGCCCTAAGTAATAATCCCTATAAACACTATTCAAACTGCTAAAAAAAGATAACGCCTTACTAATATATCCCAAACCCATAAAAGCTTTATAAACATCATTTAGAAATACAAAATTATTATAATATCCTTTAAAACCATCATTTAATATATTAATTGCACCCCTTAAATCTCCATTAGCCATCAAGGTTTTAAACTTAACAAGATTCAAAAAACTCAAATTTAAAAGACTAGACCTCTCTTCAAGAACAAGATAATCATGAGCCCTGACATGCAAATATTCTGCTGGCAAATCTTCAAACAGTTTCTTGAAATAAACCAACGCCGAATTAATATCAGAAGCATTAAAATAAAGCACTGCCTTAAATAAAAGATTTTCATTCTCCTGATACTGTTCAAAATCCATCTTTTCAAGCTTATTTAAAACTAAAAGAGCCTTATCATTCTTTTTCTGCCAATAAAGACTTTTAAAATATCCTAATATAATAAATTTATTATTATATCTTTTGTAAAGCTCACGTCCAAGAAGTTCAGCTTCAGGATATTCTCTTCTAGCATTATAATATTCAAGAAGTCTAACACCAGCAAATTGAGATACAATATCATTACTACTTTTTATTGCCTTATACATATATTCTTTAAACTTTTCATCATATCCTATTTTTTTAAAAAGATAAGCAATATATACATAAGAATTTACATCTATACCAAAATATTCATCGAAATTCTGACTCAAATAGTCAAAATTCCATAACCAATTTAGATGACTCAAATCAAAATCATCTATATTCCTTTTAACTATATTGTTACCTAAAGACCCTTTTCCAAAAGAACAAGACAATAAGCTCAATAAAAACAAACAAAAAAATTTCCTAAGCATGATTACTCTTTTCATATTTAGTAATTTTTGCTTCCCTACAAAAAGAATAATAGGAAACTACAAAATTTTTCGGATTCAAGAGTTTAGAAAAAATCAAAAACAATGAAAAGAATATCAAAAGAAAAAAGGAAATAAGACTTAAATACAGCATAGAAGTTTCAATGAAACCTTCTTCCGGATCTAAATCCAACTGATTCTCTTTAATATCTGTGACAAAACCTTCCTTACTAAAATCCAAAGTAACATCATCAACTCCGTTCCCACCCAAATCCTTATTAATATCTGTAATAATATCATCAACACTCCAATCATCAGAATAAGAATCTTGCAAAGCATGAACATTAACACTACTAAAATTAGTGTTCGAATCCTCAACTAATTTCAAAACATTAGAATCAGAATCATCAGTAACTACATTCGTATCATTAATATCAACAGGAAGGTTATTGAAATCGAGAGTATCTTGACTAACAATATCTTCCTCATCACTAAGGACATGTCCAATACCATCTTTAGATTTATCTCTTTTAAATTCTAATTCTAAACCAAGATTAGAATCAGAATTTAAACTTTCACTTGCCAATGTGTCATTATCTGTACTTAAAGAATCCGATAACAAATCTAAATTCTCAATATTACTAGAAAGCTTTTCATCTTCAAACAAATCTTGAGAATCAAGTAAATTATCAATATTGTCCCCTAAAGAATCATCTTGTTCCTGCACCACAACATTATCTAATTCTTTAACAAACTCATTTTCACGGTCACGATCTACACTACTAAAATTAACAGGCAAATCATTTGATTTAGCATTTTCAAAAGAATCACCTATGTTTCCCGAATTTACATCAAGACTAATAGAGCTTAAATCAAACTTAGATTTACTTGCAATCTCATCACACTCACCGTAAACATAAAGTATCATAGACTCTATTTTAAAATAGATATTTATATTAGAATTCTCTTTTCTAAGATCATTTAAGAAAAAAGACCCAATAAAAACGGAATTAGAAAAGTCTTCATATTCACTAATATAAAAATCTAACTTCACATTAGTTTCATCTTTAAGTCTACCCAATACCACTCTCTTCACAGCAGTATCATCTAAACTTAAAATTGAAAAATACTCATTATTAGAAAGCCTTATGCCTAAAAACCCTTTCAAAAATTCCAACCTTTTTGTTCTTTTGTAAAAAACAAATTTATATATAATTAACTATATCAATAATATAATTATAATATAATTAATATCATATTCAACTTATAAGTAGCTTTCATTTAAAAGAAAAAATACTTAAGGCTATGAACTACTATTTCATATGATATTGATAAATATTTTTCTAGGAGAAGTTAGGGTGTTACCATTATTCATAATACTTTCCTCAATTACAATATCTGTTTTGGTCTTTTTATTCTTTAAAATTGTAATATCAAGCACAAAAATAAGGAAAAAAAGTAAATATAACAAAACATCAGATAAAACAAAAAAATTAATAGAAAAAGCTGTAAACATATTAAAAATAAACCCAAATGATATAAGAGCTTTACAAACTTTAAACGATCATTATTATTCCAATAAAGACTTCGAAAATGGAATTAAATATGCTAGGAAATTATGTCAACTTATAGAAGAAAACCCCACAAATCAAGGAATAGATTCTTTTAAGGCTTTTCTAAGTTACGGTGTTTATAATCTTGAGAGGAACTTTAACGTAGAAGCACTAGAACTTCTTAAAAAAGCCTACATCATGAAAAAAAATGATATAGATGCAAATTACTATCTTGGAATAGCCTTCCTACGAAATGAACATTACAAAGAAGCACTCCATTATCTCACAAAGATATATAAACTTAATAAAAACAAAGATGCCTTAAAGTACATAGGAATAATACTCTTTTATACGGGGAATTATACCAAAGCCGTTGGAATATTTAATAGCATAAGCAAGTACATACAAAATGATATCAATGCTTTATCAGCATATGCTCAATCTCTAGCTCAACTAAATCAAGATCAGCTTGCACTTGAAATTGCAAACAAAATAAAAAATAGAGATGGAATGATATACGAAGCTCTTTTAATTGAATCTGAGATTAATTCAAAAAACAACAATTTGTCGAAATTAGAAAATAATATTAGAGAAATAATGAAAATCAAACCTGATTTACCTACAAAAATATTCCTTAAACTCTTTTACAAACTAGGAGAGCTTTATATAGAATATGAAAACTATAAAAAAGCAACTGAAGTTTTGACTCAAGTTGAAAGAATTGATCCACACTATCAAAAAATAGCTGAAAAACTAGAATTTAGTAAAAGACTAAATGAAAACCTAGCATTAAGAATATATCTTAAAAGTCCAAAAGAAAAATTTGATAGCCTAGCCAGTGCAATTATCCTTAAACTTTATAAAAATAAGTTCCAAATAAGAGATAAAAAGATAAATGAAATAACCTCACAATTCATAGACATAACTTTTCAGCTATCAAATAATCAATGGGAAGAAAATCTAATAGTCCGATTTGTCAGAACAGATCAAAAAAATTTTGGAGAATTATTTCTAAAAGATCTTGTTTCAAAAACCAAAGAAAGCAAATTAAAAGGACTTTGTATTGCACCAGCGACATTCTCTGATAAAGCAAAACAAATCATTGAAGGTAGGTTAATTGACCTTATAGAAGGAAAAAAATTAATACAAATATTAAAAACATTAGATGTATCAAAGTATATATAGCCACTATCTGAGATACTTCATAGGATTTCCTGTTTTTCCATCTTTAAAAATAGTGAAATGCAAATGATTACCTGTACTATGTCCCGTACTACCCATACGTCCTATTATTTGTCCTCTTGAAACTCTTTGTCCCACTTTAACTGCAAAAGAACCTAAATGAGCATAAAGAGTTTGAAATCCATTATTATGAGAGATAATAACATATTTTCCGTATCCTCCGACACTAAATCCAACTGTCACCACAACACCCTCTTTTGCTGCAAGAATGGGTGTATTAGCTGCATTCGCAATATCAACTCCATTGTGAAAACTAATAGTCTTAGTAAAAGGATCACGACGATAGCCATAACCTGAAGTAATAACTCCTTGCGCTGGGAACAAAAAAGTCTCTCCTAAAGCACTTCTAAGTAAATCTTTAGCCATTCTTCCACCTGGAATAAATAACTTTTGACCTAAATATAGAACTTCATTATCAAGATTATTAGCATCAAGAATTTCTACCTTGGGTACATTATATTTATTTGCAATTGATGAGAGAGAATCATTTTTTTCAACAGTATAAAGAATTCCCTTCATATTAGGCACATTAATAACAAAATTGGGCCTAAGACTCCTTACATCCTTAATATTATTATAAGAGATCAAGGTCTCACTTGTTATGCTATATCTGGCTGCAATATGAGAAAGTGTCTCCCCTGGCCTAATTTTATGTTCAACTACCTTTAAAACAAAAGGTTTCTTGACAGTTGCCTTATAATTATTTGTATCAACCCCAAATAGATGGTTATCGCTCTGTCTTAAATCTTGATCGCTATAGTACAAAAAAGTATCAATAAAATAATCCTTAGGAAAACTAAGCTTATTGAGAAAAATATACGAACCATAATACGAAAAAATATCTAAATAAAAGATTAATATCAAAACAAAAATTATTGCATTAGACCTAAAAATAAAACTATAAGTTAAATTAATACTATAAGAATTAATTATTTTAAAGCGAATATCTTTATAACAAGATCGAGATTTATAGTTACCAATACTTACCACTCTATTACTTAAAGCTAAAAATAAAAATTCGATTACATCAAAAATTTCCTTTGGAATATTTATAAAACGAACAAAATTCTTCCGTTTCTTTCCATGAAAGTTGCGAATATTACTAAAATCTCTCAATTCAAAATCACCTTTAAAGGCCCTATCAAATACAAAATTTCTATTTCGTTTTAATACATTTTGATCCTTTTTTGGTATAATCATAACATGCCCTATTATACACTATATACTAGAAATTACAATTTACGAAAAAATCTCAAATGGAAATTTTAAAAATGCACAAAATACATAAACAAGTATTAATACCCATTATACTAGCTTCATTACTCATGCTAGCTATCATCAAAGTATTTCTGTCTTTTCATTTAGTCAAAGGCTCTTCAATGTTACCAATAATTTTAGAGAAACATTGGATAATAAATAATAAACTAGCTTACGGAATAAGACTAAACAATAAAGGAAAATATCTTGTATTATGGAGCACACCTAAAAAAAACGAAATGGTACTTATTAAAGATCCTATAACAAGAAAAATATCCGTTAAAAAAATTTTTGCCATACCAGGAGAAAAATTCAAAAAGTTACAGAAAAATGTAATATCCATACATAACCTAAACTTTAACATAGATAAGAAACATCTTGAAAAACTAGAAAGCATATATATTCCAAAGAATTACTACTTAGTAATAGGAGAAAATAAACAGGTTTCTCTTGATTCAAGAGAATACGGATTTATCAACATCAATGACATTATTGGGAAAATCATATATTGCCTGTAAAAGATCTTAAAATAATAAAATCAATATCCTAATCTAAATAAATTCTTAAAGTATTTCAATCCTGTCTCCCAAAGACACATTCGACTTAATGTCATCTAAAGAAGCAAGAACTCCTTCCTTTTGAAAATTACAATCAGAAGAAGCACTTGTCATTCTTATTTGAATTGACTTAGCAACACTAGTACCTAAATCTTTTGCAGAAATGCTTAAAATACCACTTTCATCCAAACTAAAAAGTATTTCTATCTTGGGAACACCCTTTAAATCCTTCTGTATATTACTAAAGAAAAATCTACCTATAGAATAATTTAAAGATGCCTTTTTATGATCACCTTGAAGTATATGTATTTCAATCTCTTCCTGATAATCATTAGTTGTTGTAAATATTCTTCGCTCACAAACTGGCAATAAAGTATTTTTTTTAATTAATGCAAAAAATCCATCATTACAAGTCTCAATGCCAAGAGAATAAGGCGTTACATCCCTAAAGTCAATAAAAGTATTATTATTTGAAAGACTAAAAGCATGAATGCCCGCCCCATTTGCAACAACTTCATCCTGATTTAAAGAATCCAAAACTTCAATTTTAGGGAAAAATTCCTTCAATCTCTCTTTAACTAAAGGAATTCTCGTTGAACCTCCTGACAATATTATTTTTGAAATATGTTCAAGCTCAACACCTGAATCAACAATACATTCATTCGTAAGAGCAATAGTTTTCTCTATAAATTTCTCAATCATAGAATTAAAATCATCTTTATTAAGCTTACAACTCAAATGCTTACCATCAAGAAAAGGTAATACAATACTAACTTCATCCATAATAGATAAATTCTTTTTAGCTTCCTCAATCCTATCTCTTATTTGCTCAAGAAGAATAATATCATCTAAATTGATATCAGGACATTCCTCTTTAAAATTGGTTAAAACATACCTTTCTATGACTTCATTAAAATTATTTCCACCAAGTTTATTTTCACCCTTAATTGCAAGAACAGTATAAGTATCATTTTGTTTTTCTAAGAGTGTAACATCAAAAGTTCCACCGCCAAGGTCATAAACAAGAAATAACCCATCTATTTGTTTTTCAAAAGCATAAGACAAAGCAGCTGCTGTTGGTTCATTAAGTATTGCCCTGCAGTTCAACCCTGCAAGTCTTGCAGCTTCTACAGTACCTCTTCTTTGAATTTCAGAAAAATAAGCAGGAACAGTGATCACAACATCACAAACCTCTGAACCCAAAAATTTTTCAGCATTCATCTTTACATTCGCAAGCACACAAGAAGCAATATCCTCAGGTTTATATGTACTACTACCCACTTTATAAGAAACTTCAGTACCTATATTAACTTTAAAATTATGAAAAGTTTTATCTGGATTTGCTAATATCTGATGTTTAGCAACACTGCCAACAATCACACCAGAATCTGTAAAAGAAACAACAGAAGGAGTCATTCTCTCTCCCCTATCATTTAATATCACTCTAGACGTAGCATCAAAATAAGATGCTACAGTATTTGTAGTCCCAAAATCTATGCCTATCCATTTTTTCATCAACTACCCCTATGAATTGAAATAATTAATTCAATTTCACCCAAATCCAATTTCAACTTTTTAGCAATAACTTCTAAAGACATTCCTTGCTCATAAAGCGAAATCACCTGCTGGCGAATATTATATCCTTCCTTGATTATATTTTTCTCAATAGTAGGTATTGAATAATCTAAATTACTCTTATAAGCACTACTATCACTTTTCATGCCAAAATTATTATTCCCCATTGAAATTGAATGGGTATTAAAACCTAATAGCCTCTGATCAAGTATTTCTATCCTCTCATCAACTTCTTTAATAATCCTATTTAAACTCTCAATCTTTATTTCAATGATATTTATATTCCTATCAGTAGCTTGATTAATCTCAATAATAGTCTTATCTACCTCGCTCCTAAATTTTCTCAGTATACTATTAGATCTTATTTTTAAACCAATATAAATATGAAAATATATAAAGACAAATATAATCAAAATAAAACAAAAAACAACAAACATAAAATGTCCTATACTAAACTATCTTTCAACATCGACGTTTCTTCCAATTTTTGGATCACTAAACTTAATATCATTCTTAGGCAAATCTCTCTTACTAGTCTTAAGCTTTGACATTGTAAAATCAAGTTTACCATCTATAATATCGCCAGTTGGATATACACTATTTATTTCAGAATCAACATGATAACTCTTGCCTTGATTTAAACTCAGATTTTTATCTTCTTTTATCTTTTTCTTCCTTATATTTTCACTTGAAATTTCACTAGCCCTAAAAGCAGCCTGTGTAATCACCTTTAAAACCTCAGACGAATTATTAATCTCCATAAATCTCCTCTTCAAATTAGTAACCTATTTGGCTTCAAAAGGAACATAAGCTACCATTTTGATAATATTATCATCCTCTACAAAGGTGATATTATGATAGTCTCTTGAAAGCTCATAATAAGTATCTTTAATATGTAACTTAACACCAGCATAAGCTATATATTCAACAAAAATCTTGCCATCAATCTTACTATTCTCAAGCGCCTCTTGTAAACTTTCTTGTCTATCTTTTACCATCTTTATCTCTAAAATCAAAATATCTCTCTCATTAATAAGCTCATTACAACTATCAATCTTTAAAGATTTTTCAGCTTTATCAACAGTCAGTCTAATATTCTTCTTTAAAGCTGAAATATCTTTTGTTAGAACTTCCAACCGTCTCTCAATCTTTACAAGATATTCAGTAAAATCAGATAGTAAAGCTTTTATTGAAGGATCATACCCAACATAAATAGAAGTCTCGGCATTACCCTCAGACCCAATAGAATATGCTCTAACCTCTTCCCTTGAATGAACTTCAGAACCAACTATCTTAGATTTTTTTCCAATACAGAGCACTTTTTTTGTACAAGAAACAAAAGAATTAACAATCCCTCTTACAACTTCAATATTGCCTTCACATCGTACACTAACATTCTCCAAAAATTTGGACTTAATGGATTTCTTTGCATAGATCTCTGAACCACCCTTCCCATTAGCTCCACTACGGAGAACAATAGACCCATCTGTCCTTAAATTACATCTACCAACAAGTCCATTAACTTCTATCCCACTCTTAGCCATAACGTTATAGCCATCCAGAATACTTCCCTTAACAAGCACTTTACCATTATTAACTATATTACCAGTACCAGGTCCAACATCACCTTCAATAACATAAACTTCATGAACAGAAATCACTCCCTTTTCAACAGATATATATCCATTACAGCATGCAATAATCTTAGTCCCTCTCATTAAAGTATTATCTCCCAAAATTAAATCCAATTCTCGACCTTTCTCTGCTTCTAATACTTTCCCAAAAACAGTATATCCATCAATACCCTCTGATAAGGGAATAATTTCTGCCAATTCATCTCCTTCATTAACATTTCGAAACTCATTATCTACAGTATCATACTCACATGAATACTTACTCTTAGCAATAAAATTAAGATAAGAATCTCTTCCCCTAACAGGATTCATTCCTTTTGCCATCTCAACTGGTTCACCATAAAACGGACAATCTACAAATTCTTTTATCTTATCCTCAAGTAATGCTCGATCGGCTATTCCATACTTTTTAAGAATATTATAAATATCTTTTTCTAGAACTTCAGCACCATTAGGCCCAGGAGAAGTAAATTCAACAGTCACTGACATCGAATCTTCTGATATATGAACCATCATAGTTACACTCTCAGCAAGATCAGCCTCAAAAGCAGATACTTGTTCATACTCACCATTAGCATTTGTAACTACCGATCTAACAAAATTTGCATCCAAATTTTTGATGTTACTATATAAAGCAAACTTATCCATCACATCTTTAAACTCAACAACACGTCCATTTCCCTGAGCAGGAGTAACTTTCAAAAATACCCCCTTGACAGTTCTCCTGATAAAAAATTTGCCATCTAAAGATACAACCTCTTCAGAACCACCCTGTGAATTTAAAACATGAGTAGCACTAAACTTTGAATAAGAATTCCTATAAGCAATTATTCTCCATTTTCTCTTACCATATCCAAATAGACCATTATGTCCACGTACCAACACCTCATAATCCAAGTCCTTATAAGGAACTGAAAGTTCTAAAGAAGCATCATTTAAAGCCTCTTCAAGTGTATCTGCTTCTACTTCTATTAAACTAACACTATTCTCCCTTTCTAGATAATGCTTAATCCTATTTCTCAAATCGGCAAAACCGCTAACGTCAGTCATAATTATTCCTTTTTATTAATCAAAGTCTTAATAGCCTCAGCAACAACCTTTGGATCAGCCCTCTCAACATATGAAATCTGATCTGGCAGTTTACCATTAAATTCATTGTTAGATTTACTCTCTTTAGGCACAGTTTTACTTTTACTCAATTTTTCTACAGAATCATAATTATCACTCTTGGTATCCTCATTAGTAGAGACATTTTCAGAAAAAGAGTTCATATTATCCGATTTGGAATTACAGTTATTACTTTCATCAATATCGTCTTCTTTATCATCACTCAAAGTATGATCTTTAAAAAGATCATATAAATACTTCTTATATATAAACTCAAGTAACAATCCAATACAGAAAAAAAATACAAACTGAAAAAATGCCCTAAACAATATTGTAATAAAAGGCACGCGAGCAAGAATACCAAGTACAACTGAAAGAACAAATGCAAATGAACTAAATAATAAAACATATTTGCTTCTCTTATTAAATAACATATGAATTATTCCATGCCAAAAAATTTAGATATAAAACCTATTACGCCCCTTCTTTTTTTATTATCAACAGTAATCTCTTCAAGAGCAGCTACAATAGAATCAAGGCAATAACTCGCCTTGCTATTAGGATTTAATAAAATAAAAGGCCTTTGTTTAAAAACAGAATTCCTAATATTCTGGTCTTCATAAACATATCCCAAATAATCAATATTTAAATTTAAAAACTGATTTGATATATCAATAACCTTTTTAGCCACTATCTTTCCTTCACTTACATTAGCCACTCTATTTACAACTAACCTTAAATTTTTTAAATTTTCCATTCTGTGAGATAAAACCTTAATTATTCCATAAGCATCAGTTATAGAAGTAGGCTCAGGAGTCGTCACAATAACTACATCATCGCTAGAAAATAAAAATGAAATAACCTGTCTTGAAATTCCAGCACTAGTATCTATTACTACTATATCATATTCATAAACTTTTAATAACTCCTTTATAAACTGATTCATCTCAGACTCTGATAAATCTAAAAGCTCTGTTGTTCCAGAAGCACCAGCTAAAAGATCAATATTATACTCTGTCTTTGTTATTACATCCTTAATGCCTCGACCCTGCATAATCATGTGATAAATACTGTATTTTGGAATGACTCCAAGTAAAATATTAATGTTAGCCATACCAATATCTGCATCAAAAACTAAAACTTTCTTACCAAGACTTGCATACTTAAGAGCAAGACCCACAGCAATATTACTTTTTCCAACTCCACCTTTACCACTAGTAATAGCAATAAATCTCGTTCTACTATTTTGAATTTTATCATCAATAACAAAACTAGCCCTATTATTCAATCTCATAATATCACGTAAACTTTGAGCTTGATCTTCCATTATACATTATCCTTAATAATAAGATTTACTTTTTAGCTTTCGAATAAATTCAACATCATCACTTATTCTATATCCATTTATCTTCCTAATAAAGGTAAGCGGCTCTGCAATACTAATATTATGAGGCACAATTTGCCCATCAGTAACATAGGAAACTTCCTTCCTCATTTCATGAATTAAACTTATTAAATTACCAACACATGTTGTCTCATCCAGCTTAGTAAAAATCACAGTCTTATAGCTGAAGGGAGAAAATTGATGAAATATTTCTTTAATATCTGCTGTCTTCGTGGTAGAACTCACAGCTAAGTGAAATTCAGCATCACGACCACAAGCATTAAGAAGTTCCTTCATCTCAGCAAGTTTCATGAAATCCTTAGGACTCTTACCAATTGTATCAATAAGAACAAGATCAAAATCCTTAGATTGTGTAATTTCTTCTTTTAAGTCCTTAAAAGATTCAATTGCCTTAACAGGAATTCCCATAATATCGCCATATGTCTGAATTTGTTTCTTAGCTCCTATACGATAGTTATCAATAGTAATAATCTTAATACTTAAACTCTTATCATCACCATTAATTCCATAAATCGCTGCAAGCTTTGCAATAGTGGTAGTCTTACCAACACCTGTTGGTCCAACTAAAATAAATATTCTTTTCTTCAGATTATCAATAAGAGATCCTGAACATTTAATAGTCTTAGCAATATATATTATAACACTATCTTTAACTTTATCATAATCATCAAGATCTGATAAACTAAACTCCCTCCTAATAAAATTATTAATATCTTTAATATAACTTTCAGAAAAATCATTACTACGCAAAATATCTTCTATCTTTAGAATTGTTGGATGATTAACTTCTTCCTTCTTATGCGCAAGCTCATTTTTAAGCGATTTAACTTCCTTAATTACATCCTCAATTGAAGAACTCTCTTCTTTTTTAATGTTTTGAAGAATCTTGCGCTTTTCCTCTTCAACATTTAGCTGTTGCTGTCCAATATCATATCTAACATAACCTGATACTTCTATCCAATCTCTACTAAATAAGCCAAATATCCCTCCACGAGATATTGTCTTATAAGTCATAACCCTAGCATTCTTTCCATATTTCCTCTTAACGGTTTCTATGACCTCATTATAAGTAGGACCTCTCTCTGTAAAATACTGAACCATAATACTACTCTTCAACCTCTACCGTTTTAAGCACATTAACTTTAACATTTTTAGGCACCTCTAAAACAGATATAACTACAATATCTGAAAGTTCTCTGCCAGTTAATACCCTTATCACAGGTCGAGCGGATTCACTCGATAGTATAACAGGATAATACCCTTGTGATTGAATTTCATTTGCAAGTTTAAAAAGTTCATAAATAAATTTAGTCTTCAAACTCGGATCAAGAGAACTGACAAGATCGTTATTGACCTCAAGGCGTGAATCAATTATTTTCTGCTCAAATACTGGATTTATTGTTATCACATTAAGCTCAGAATTAGAATCTAGATATCCACTAATTATTTGCCTTCCAATTGCTTGCCTACATTTTTCAATTAAAAAGAATGTATCTTTAGTAATACTTGTAAAATCTGCTATTGTTTCAAAAATTGTAACTAAATTACGTATTGAAACTTGTTCTCTTAAA
The DNA window shown above is from Borrelia anserina Es and carries:
- a CDS encoding tetratricopeptide repeat protein, with the translated sequence MLPLFIILSSITISVLVFLFFKIVISSTKIRKKSKYNKTSDKTKKLIEKAVNILKINPNDIRALQTLNDHYYSNKDFENGIKYARKLCQLIEENPTNQGIDSFKAFLSYGVYNLERNFNVEALELLKKAYIMKKNDIDANYYLGIAFLRNEHYKEALHYLTKIYKLNKNKDALKYIGIILFYTGNYTKAVGIFNSISKYIQNDINALSAYAQSLAQLNQDQLALEIANKIKNRDGMIYEALLIESEINSKNNNLSKLENNIREIMKIKPDLPTKIFLKLFYKLGELYIEYENYKKATEVLTQVERIDPHYQKIAEKLEFSKRLNENLALRIYLKSPKEKFDSLASAIILKLYKNKFQIRDKKINEITSQFIDITFQLSNNQWEENLIVRFVRTDQKNFGELFLKDLVSKTKESKLKGLCIAPATFSDKAKQIIEGRLIDLIEGKKLIQILKTLDVSKYI
- a CDS encoding peptidoglycan DD-metalloendopeptidase family protein, with translation MIIPKKDQNVLKRNRNFVFDRAFKGDFELRDFSNIRNFHGKKRKNFVRFINIPKEIFDVIEFLFLALSNRVVSIGNYKSRSCYKDIRFKIINSYSINLTYSFIFRSNAIIFVLILIFYLDIFSYYGSYIFLNKLSFPKDYFIDTFLYYSDQDLRQSDNHLFGVDTNNYKATVKKPFVLKVVEHKIRPGETLSHIAARYSITSETLISYNNIKDVRSLRPNFVINVPNMKGILYTVEKNDSLSSIANKYNVPKVEILDANNLDNEVLYLGQKLFIPGGRMAKDLLRSALGETFLFPAQGVITSGYGYRRDPFTKTISFHNGVDIANAANTPILAAKEGVVVTVGFSVGGYGKYVIISHNNGFQTLYAHLGSFAVKVGQRVSRGQIIGRMGSTGHSTGNHLHFTIFKDGKTGNPMKYLR
- the lepB gene encoding signal peptidase I, which encodes MHKIHKQVLIPIILASLLMLAIIKVFLSFHLVKGSSMLPIILEKHWIINNKLAYGIRLNNKGKYLVLWSTPKKNEMVLIKDPITRKISVKKIFAIPGEKFKKLQKNVISIHNLNFNIDKKHLEKLESIYIPKNYYLVIGENKQVSLDSREYGFININDIIGKIIYCL
- a CDS encoding Hsp70 family protein encodes the protein MKKWIGIDFGTTNTVASYFDATSRVILNDRGERMTPSVVSFTDSGVIVGSVAKHQILANPDKTFHNFKVNIGTEVSYKVGSSTYKPEDIASCVLANVKMNAEKFLGSEVCDVVITVPAYFSEIQRRGTVEAARLAGLNCRAILNEPTAAALSYAFEKQIDGLFLVYDLGGGTFDVTLLEKQNDTYTVLAIKGENKLGGNNFNEVIERYVLTNFKEECPDINLDDIILLEQIRDRIEEAKKNLSIMDEVSIVLPFLDGKHLSCKLNKDDFNSMIEKFIEKTIALTNECIVDSGVELEHISKIILSGGSTRIPLVKERLKEFFPKIEVLDSLNQDEVVANGAGIHAFSLSNNNTFIDFRDVTPYSLGIETCNDGFFALIKKNTLLPVCERRIFTTTNDYQEEIEIHILQGDHKKASLNYSIGRFFFSNIQKDLKGVPKIEILFSLDESGILSISAKDLGTSVAKSIQIRMTSASSDCNFQKEGVLASLDDIKSNVSLGDRIEIL
- a CDS encoding FapA family protein, translated to MTDVSGFADLRNRIKHYLERENSVSLIEVEADTLEEALNDASLELSVPYKDLDYEVLVRGHNGLFGYGKRKWRIIAYRNSYSKFSATHVLNSQGGSEEVVSLDGKFFIRRTVKGVFLKVTPAQGNGRVVEFKDVMDKFALYSNIKNLDANFVRSVVTNANGEYEQVSAFEADLAESVTMMVHISEDSMSVTVEFTSPGPNGAEVLEKDIYNILKKYGIADRALLEDKIKEFVDCPFYGEPVEMAKGMNPVRGRDSYLNFIAKSKYSCEYDTVDNEFRNVNEGDELAEIIPLSEGIDGYTVFGKVLEAEKGRELDLILGDNTLMRGTKIIACCNGYISVEKGVISVHEVYVIEGDVGPGTGNIVNNGKVLVKGSILDGYNVMAKSGIEVNGLVGRCNLRTDGSIVLRSGANGKGGSEIYAKKSIKSKFLENVSVRCEGNIEVVRGIVNSFVSCTKKVLCIGKKSKIVGSEVHSREEVRAYSIGSEGNAETSIYVGYDPSIKALLSDFTEYLVKIERRLEVLTKDISALKKNIRLTVDKAEKSLKIDSCNELINERDILILEIKMVKDRQESLQEALENSKIDGKIFVEYIAYAGVKLHIKDTYYELSRDYHNITFVEDDNIIKMVAYVPFEAK
- a CDS encoding MinD/ParA family protein; the protein is MEDQAQSLRDIMRLNNRASFVIDDKIQNSRTRFIAITSGKGGVGKSNIAVGLALKYASLGKKVLVFDADIGMANINILLGVIPKYSIYHMIMQGRGIKDVITKTEYNIDLLAGASGTTELLDLSESEMNQFIKELLKVYEYDIVVIDTSAGISRQVISFLFSSDDVVIVTTPEPTSITDAYGIIKVLSHRMENLKNLRLVVNRVANVSEGKIVAKKVIDISNQFLNLNIDYLGYVYEDQNIRNSVFKQRPFILLNPNSKASYCLDSIVAALEEITVDNKKRRGVIGFISKFFGME
- the flhF gene encoding flagellar biosynthesis protein FlhF, producing MVQYFTERGPTYNEVIETVKRKYGKNARVMTYKTISRGGIFGLFSRDWIEVSGYVRYDIGQQQLNVEEEKRKILQNIKKEESSSIEDVIKEVKSLKNELAHKKEEVNHPTILKIEDILRSNDFSESYIKDINNFIRREFSLSDLDDYDKVKDSVIIYIAKTIKCSGSLIDNLKKRIFILVGPTGVGKTTTIAKLAAIYGINGDDKSLSIKIITIDNYRIGAKKQIQTYGDIMGIPVKAIESFKDLKEEITQSKDFDLVLIDTIGKSPKDFMKLAEMKELLNACGRDAEFHLAVSSTTKTADIKEIFHQFSPFSYKTVIFTKLDETTCVGNLISLIHEMRKEVSYVTDGQIVPHNISIAEPLTFIRKINGYRISDDVEFIRKLKSKSYY